In the Drosophila biarmipes strain raj3 chromosome X, RU_DBia_V1.1, whole genome shotgun sequence genome, one interval contains:
- the LOC108023628 gene encoding carnosine N-methyltransferase isoform X1: MDCAAFPMHPKMDEQLARTFAANEEEEERHIQKVQNAFLYYGPYACQRLKRSVDYLNSLSAEDQIMLAKYRGHLECVRTCIDRNQAVIREILRERVLYPPEEADEKPSADRWEFDEPPPHVRHGDMDQNDIPFDEADVEPLKILKAQSTLKLIARDWSTDGALEREQSYKPIIDSIVEYFKPGDYELKEIKILVPGAGLGRLTYELACLGYSCEGNEFSYFMLIASNFVLNLCDYENKYVLYPWVHQYVNNLRREDQVTAVRFPDVCPLKNPPKGHFEIAAGDFLEVYKMPNAYNCVATCFFIDCANNVIDFIRTIYKILVPGGIWVNLGPLLYHYSDVSGQNSIEPTFEDLCIIMESVGFIIEKSRTGIRTKYAQNPSSMKQSEYQSLFWVCRKPDPFEEQRGKRKASREPHDLIVREDSEEEAEQHQERAGEQTEQLKQPATSNDETEMEAQPT, encoded by the exons ATGGACTGCGCCGCCTTCCCCATGCACCCCAAAATGGACGAGCAGCTGGCCCGCACGTTTGCCGccaacgaggaggaggaggagcgccACATTCAGAAGGTGCAGAACGCCTTCCTCTACTACGG GCCATATGCGTGTCAGCGGCTAAAGCGCTCCGTGGATTACCTGAACAGCCTGTCTGCGGAGGATCAAATAATGCTGGCCAAGTACCGGGGGCACTTGGAGTGTGTCCGCACGTGCATCGATCGCAATCAGGCGGTTATCCGGGAGATACTGAGGGAGCGGGTTCTCTATCCGCCGGAGGAAGCGGACGAAAAGCCCTCGGCGGACCGCTGGGAGTTCGACGAGCCGCCGCCACATGTGAGGCACGGTGATATGGACCAG AATGATATTCCATTCGATGAAGCTGACGTTGAAcctctaaaaattttaaaggcCCAGTCGACGTTGAAGCTGATCGCGCGCGACTGGAGCACCGATGGCGCCCTGGAACGGGAGCAATCCTACAAGCCGATCATCGACAGCATCGTGGAGTACTTCAAGCCCGGCGACTA CGAGCTGAAAGAGATTAAGATCCTGGTGCCCGGAGCGGGACTGGGGCGACTCACCTACGAGCTGGCTTGCTTGGGATACTCTTGTGAGGGCAACGAGTTCTCCTACTTCATGCTGATCGCCTCCAACTTTGTCCTCAACCT GTGCGACTATGAGAACAAGTATGTGCTGTATCCGTGGGTGCACCAGTATGTTAACAACCTGAGGCGCGAGGACCAGGTGACCGCCGTGCGCTTTCCCGACGTCTGTCCGCTGAAGAATCCGCCTAAGGGCCACTTTGAGATAGCGGCAGGAGATTTTCTGGAGGTCTATAAGATGCCAAACGCCTACAACTGCGTGGCCACGTGCTTCTTCATAGATTGTGCCAATAACGTAATTGACTTTATACGCACCATTTACAA AATTCTTGTGCCCGGCGGCATTTGGGTGAATCTCGGCCCGCTGCTGTATCACTACAGCGATGTTAGCGGACAGAACAGCATCGAGCCGACGTTCGAGGACCTGTGCATCATCATGGAGAGCGTGGGCTTCATAATCGAGAAGTCGCGCACGGGTATCCGCACCAAGTATGCTCAGAACCCATCGTCGATGAAACAGAGCGAGTACCAGAGCCTCTTCTGGGTCTGCCGCAAGCCGGATCCATTTGAGGAGCAGCGGGGCAAGCGTAAGGCCTCGCGGGAGCCACATGATCTCATTGTGCGCGAGGACagcgaggaggaggcggagcagCACCAGGAGCGGGCAGGGGAGCAGACAGAACAGCTGAAGCAGCCAGCCACGTCCAACGATGAGACTGAGATGGAAGCCCAGCCAACGTGA
- the LOC108023628 gene encoding carnosine N-methyltransferase isoform X2, giving the protein MDCAAFPMHPKMDEQLARTFAANEEEEERHIQKVQNAFLYYGPYACQRLKRSVDYLNSLSAEDQIMLAKYRGHLECVRTCIDRNQAVIREILRERVLYPPEEADEKPSADRWEFDEPPPHVRHGDMDQAQSTLKLIARDWSTDGALEREQSYKPIIDSIVEYFKPGDYELKEIKILVPGAGLGRLTYELACLGYSCEGNEFSYFMLIASNFVLNLCDYENKYVLYPWVHQYVNNLRREDQVTAVRFPDVCPLKNPPKGHFEIAAGDFLEVYKMPNAYNCVATCFFIDCANNVIDFIRTIYKILVPGGIWVNLGPLLYHYSDVSGQNSIEPTFEDLCIIMESVGFIIEKSRTGIRTKYAQNPSSMKQSEYQSLFWVCRKPDPFEEQRGKRKASREPHDLIVREDSEEEAEQHQERAGEQTEQLKQPATSNDETEMEAQPT; this is encoded by the exons ATGGACTGCGCCGCCTTCCCCATGCACCCCAAAATGGACGAGCAGCTGGCCCGCACGTTTGCCGccaacgaggaggaggaggagcgccACATTCAGAAGGTGCAGAACGCCTTCCTCTACTACGG GCCATATGCGTGTCAGCGGCTAAAGCGCTCCGTGGATTACCTGAACAGCCTGTCTGCGGAGGATCAAATAATGCTGGCCAAGTACCGGGGGCACTTGGAGTGTGTCCGCACGTGCATCGATCGCAATCAGGCGGTTATCCGGGAGATACTGAGGGAGCGGGTTCTCTATCCGCCGGAGGAAGCGGACGAAAAGCCCTCGGCGGACCGCTGGGAGTTCGACGAGCCGCCGCCACATGTGAGGCACGGTGATATGGACCAG gcCCAGTCGACGTTGAAGCTGATCGCGCGCGACTGGAGCACCGATGGCGCCCTGGAACGGGAGCAATCCTACAAGCCGATCATCGACAGCATCGTGGAGTACTTCAAGCCCGGCGACTA CGAGCTGAAAGAGATTAAGATCCTGGTGCCCGGAGCGGGACTGGGGCGACTCACCTACGAGCTGGCTTGCTTGGGATACTCTTGTGAGGGCAACGAGTTCTCCTACTTCATGCTGATCGCCTCCAACTTTGTCCTCAACCT GTGCGACTATGAGAACAAGTATGTGCTGTATCCGTGGGTGCACCAGTATGTTAACAACCTGAGGCGCGAGGACCAGGTGACCGCCGTGCGCTTTCCCGACGTCTGTCCGCTGAAGAATCCGCCTAAGGGCCACTTTGAGATAGCGGCAGGAGATTTTCTGGAGGTCTATAAGATGCCAAACGCCTACAACTGCGTGGCCACGTGCTTCTTCATAGATTGTGCCAATAACGTAATTGACTTTATACGCACCATTTACAA AATTCTTGTGCCCGGCGGCATTTGGGTGAATCTCGGCCCGCTGCTGTATCACTACAGCGATGTTAGCGGACAGAACAGCATCGAGCCGACGTTCGAGGACCTGTGCATCATCATGGAGAGCGTGGGCTTCATAATCGAGAAGTCGCGCACGGGTATCCGCACCAAGTATGCTCAGAACCCATCGTCGATGAAACAGAGCGAGTACCAGAGCCTCTTCTGGGTCTGCCGCAAGCCGGATCCATTTGAGGAGCAGCGGGGCAAGCGTAAGGCCTCGCGGGAGCCACATGATCTCATTGTGCGCGAGGACagcgaggaggaggcggagcagCACCAGGAGCGGGCAGGGGAGCAGACAGAACAGCTGAAGCAGCCAGCCACGTCCAACGATGAGACTGAGATGGAAGCCCAGCCAACGTGA
- the LOC108023627 gene encoding protein SMG9: MAEPRRRFRNKKRDDVSSGLLAPVTIARREDARMVQPKILLKKDRDRDKEWDRDRDLERDKEVDASPSGGSCYPDAPAAIKTIIINRTSDMRPADRCTMSMVGGGGLGDGAPGQGSHMSSVPSSSVCAALVSSAPNGREKGNCGGGPGTTGAAAGAPSALQELQPPRMNRPTPLIVANGVFNANARKLFHKTNTDFTVIGVLGGQCSGKSTLLNLLAAERSLDYDYYQHLFSPEADECTFATRHKNKPNNGQKSILRPRTENLQFFITRERHILLDTPPLLPVGKEPDHQDLHSLSAMAQLLSVCHVLILVIDGLAVEQLRLINAALRLRPTFPCKGYVRDHLPQVLFVRSRAQRLDFEPQQRERLDKKLAYLYGPTGLPIYRGRGEARCLNTFLLPEVSGNGATAFHASLGELVRQFRERVLGSTRISMCHTSTELSEAIWFEILAESARRNGPHFEKIYAEIKLRHLDTRCQWRSDNWRTFSASTES; this comes from the coding sequence ATGGCCGAGCCCCGTCGCCGTTTTCGCAACAAGAAGCGGGATGACGTCTCCTCCGGCCTCCTGGCCCCCGTGACCATAGCGCGGCGAGAGGACGCCCGCATGGTGCAGCCAAAGATTCTGCTGAAGAAGGATCGTGACCGGGACAAAGAGTGGGACAGGGATCGGGACCTAGAGAGGGACAAGGAGGTGGATGCGTCACCCAGTGGCGGGAGCTGTTATCCCGATGCACCGGCGGCCATCAAGACGATCATCATCAATCGCACAAGTGACATGCGGCCGGCGGACAGATGCACTATGAGCATGGTCGGAGGCGGAGGATTGGGAGATGGAGCTCCTGGGCAGGGCAGCCACATGTCCAGCGTACCATCCTCCTCCGTTTGTGCTGCACTGGTTAGCTCGGCACCAAATGGCCGTGAGAAGGGGAACTGCGGTGGTGGCCCCGGAACCACTGGCGCAGCTGCCGGAGCACCAAGTGCCCTTCAGGAGCTGCAACCGCCGCGGATGAACCGACCCACACCCCTCATCGTGGCCAACGGCGTTTTCAATGCCAATGCCCGCAAACTCTTCCATAAAACCAACACGGATTTCACCGTAATCGGTGTCCTGGGTGGCCAGTGTTCCGGGAAGAGCACGTTGCTCAATCTCCTGGCCGCCGAGCGGTCGCTGGACTACGACTACTACCAACACTTGTTCTCTCCAGAGGCGGACGAGTGCACCTTTGCCACTCGGCACAAGAACAAGCCAAACAACGGCCAAAAGAGCATTTTGCGCCCTCGCACCGAGAACCTGCAGTTCTTCATCACGCGGGAGCGTCACATTCTGCTGGACACGCCGCCGCTACTGCCAGTGGGCAAGGAGCCAGACCACCAGGACCTGCACTCCCTGTCGGCCATGGCGCAACTGCTGAGCGTGTGTCATGTGCTCATTTTGGTTATTGACGGATTGGCCGTGGAGCAGCTGCGTCTGATAAACGCTGCCCTTCGCCTGAGACCGACGTTTCCCTGCAAAGGCTACGTGCGCGATCATCTGCCGCAGGTGCTGTTCGTGCGCTCACGAGCCCAGCGGCTGGATTTCGAACCGCAGCAGCGTGAGCGACTGGACAAGAAGCTGGCGTACCTCTACGGGCCCACCGGACTGCCCATCTACAGGGGCAGGGGTGAGGCGCGATGCCTGAACACCTTTCTGCTGCCCGAGGTGAGCGGCAATGGAGCAACCGCTTTCCATGCGAGCCTTGGCGAACTGGTGCGTCAGTTCCGCGAACGGGTGCTCGGCTCTACACGCATCTCCATGTGCCACACCAGCACCGAACTCAGCGAGGCCATCTGGTTCGAGATCCTGGCGGAGAGTGCTCGCCGGAATGGCCCCCACTTCGAGAAGATCTATGCAGAGATCAAACTGCGCCACCTGGACACACGCTGCCAGTGGCGGTCGGACAATTGGCGCACCTTTTCGGCTAGCACAGAGAGCTGA
- the LOC108023248 gene encoding protein KTI12 homolog yields MPIVVVTGLPASGKSTRARQLRDHFVERGRKVHLISENEAVPKALFGKNSHAGDSQKEKVVRSDLKSEASRHLNKEDLVILDAGNYIKGYRYELYCMTKASRTTQCTLFCCIPQEQAWAFNGQRTAADELPGDSETEQKVDNSDVPYTRETFDALCMRYEEPQSNNRWDSPLVVVLPEDTLDVEAIYKALYETQPLPPNQSTQNPPLGATNYLFELDNIMQSIIKEILGAVKIKAFGQLRIPGSSCPVKVATSMNALQLNRLRQKFITSTCRASQTAPTPLEQVPQLFVQFINANTIGC; encoded by the exons ATGCCAATTGTGGTGGTCACGGGTCTGCCGGCTAGTGGCAAGTCCACCCGGGCCCGCCAGCTGCGGGATCACTTCGTAGAGCGCGGAAGGAAGGTGCACCTAATCAGCGAGAACGAGGCCGTGCCAAAGGCTCTCTTCGGCAAGAACTCGCATGCCGGGGACTCCCAGAAGGAGAAGGTGGTGCGCAGCGATCTCAAGTCGGAGGCCTCGCGGCACCTCAACAAGGAGGATCTAGTCATCCTGGACGCCGGCAACTACATCAAAG GCTACCGCTACGAACTTTACTGCATGACCAAGGCGTCCAGGACCACCCAATGTACCTTGTTCTGCTGCATTCCCCAGGAGCAGGCGTGGGCCTTTAATGGCCAGCGAACGGCGGCGGATGAGCTGCCCGGGGACAGCGAAACGGAGCAGAAAGTGGACAACTCGGACGTGCCCTACACCCGCGAGACATTCGACGCCCTGTGCATGCGCTACGAGGAGCCACAGAGCAACAACCGCTGGGACAGTCCCCTGGTGGTGGTCCTGCCCGAGGACACGCTTGATGTGGAGGCCATCTACAAGGCCCTGTACGAGACGCAACCCCTGCCGCCCAACCAGAGCACACAGAAT CCACCGTTGGGGGCGACCAACTACCTGTTCGAGCTGGACAACATTATGCAGTCGATCATCAAGGAGATCCTCGGCGCCGTCAAGATCAAGGCCTTCGGCCAGCTGCGCATCCCGGGGAGCAGTTGTCCCGTCAAGGTGGCCACCTCGATGAACGCCCTCCAGTTGAACCGCCTGCGCCAGAAGTTCATCACGAGCACGTGTCGCGCCAGCCAGACGGCGCCCACTCCGCTGGAGCAGGTGCCGCAGCTGTTTGTTCAGTTCATCAATGCCAACACGATCGGCTGCTAG